A stretch of the Massilia varians genome encodes the following:
- a CDS encoding ExeM/NucH family extracellular endonuclease: MTKYAALPLSPGRLTVLAGLLACLSVPAFAESPNVVISQVYGAGGNGTNVATYRHDFIELFNRSGATVDIGNWSVQYASSGGSSWQVTRIPAGTLLEPGQYFLVRQAAGSDTTRPETPSDLNGSISMAASAGKVALANSTTALSGTKPASAALVDLVGYGNGTVGFEGDAPTASIGNATSASRLGNGCQDSDQNGADFSVGAVVPRTSTSPRHQCSPSGPVAEPIVASCPAGLQVQQGSGASALLSASDKDSIVNNAVIASGATSGIVLAGLAPAAGIGGSATVTLQVDAAVAAGSYPVKVSFTNNDSQEASCTVTVSVAGQLSIPKIQGSGATSPYAGTVQSTEGVVTARLGNSLFVQDPVGDGDPTTSDGIYVFNNNAALVNGINPGDRVRVSGKVTEYRPSGANRSYTELTEIAPVVKLASGQSVTPTNIELPNQDLARFEGMLVRFVTDLTVNQNKYLGDRGELTLAYGRRENPTNRYPAGSPEAAALAQQHAANEIVLDDGIFTAPAVIPYLGEDNTVRAGDTVSGLTGVLDYGSIGGGGAAFKLQPTEAPRFSRTNPRPLAPTLPAGVKVASANVLNFFTTFTNGGDAWGRTGQGCTIGARTSASECRGADNMAEFLRQRNQIVASLKSLDADVVGLMEIQNNGDVAVNYLVEQLNAAIGQPVYAAVPAPAATGTDAIRVAMIYKPAVVSLVGGALSDGDRINNRPPMAQTFKAGNGARFSVVVNHFKSKASCSGASGGDLDPGNGQGCWDTTRVNQAARLADYFIPQVVQAAGDPDVLVIGDLNAYAFENPINLLTGRGFVNQIERFVRPLGMPYSYVFDGQAGYLDHALASASLSPQVAGAAEWHNNADEPEHIDYNLGDTEQDPYREGAYRASDHDPVVVSLALTPAFSDVTASVDVAQSGLTMNRATLKYTGKITFTNTGAAALAGPLRFVLQGLTDGVTLDGAAGTFNGAPYVTLPESLAPGASITVTTTFSNPSKKAIGYTPKLYSGTF; encoded by the coding sequence ATGACCAAGTACGCCGCATTGCCCCTTTCTCCTGGCCGTCTCACCGTGCTGGCGGGTTTGCTCGCCTGCCTGTCGGTGCCGGCGTTCGCCGAATCGCCCAACGTCGTCATCAGTCAGGTCTATGGCGCCGGCGGGAATGGCACCAACGTCGCTACCTACAGGCACGACTTCATCGAGCTGTTCAATCGCAGCGGCGCCACGGTGGATATCGGTAACTGGAGTGTGCAGTACGCATCCAGCGGTGGAAGTTCCTGGCAGGTGACGCGCATCCCGGCCGGCACCTTGCTCGAGCCGGGTCAGTATTTCCTGGTCCGTCAGGCGGCAGGCAGCGACACCACCAGGCCGGAGACCCCGTCCGACCTGAACGGCAGCATCTCAATGGCCGCCAGCGCCGGCAAGGTGGCGCTGGCGAACAGCACCACCGCCCTGAGCGGCACCAAGCCGGCCAGCGCAGCGCTCGTCGACCTGGTCGGCTACGGCAACGGCACGGTCGGATTCGAAGGCGATGCGCCGACCGCCAGCATCGGCAATGCCACGTCGGCCTCGCGCCTGGGCAACGGTTGCCAGGATAGCGACCAGAACGGCGCCGACTTCAGTGTCGGCGCGGTTGTCCCGCGCACCAGCACCAGCCCGCGCCACCAGTGCTCGCCGAGCGGTCCGGTCGCGGAGCCGATCGTTGCGAGCTGTCCGGCGGGCCTGCAGGTCCAGCAGGGCAGCGGCGCTTCGGCGCTGCTGTCGGCCAGCGACAAGGACAGCATTGTCAACAATGCCGTGATCGCCTCGGGCGCCACATCCGGCATCGTGCTGGCCGGCCTGGCGCCGGCCGCCGGCATCGGCGGCAGCGCCACTGTGACCCTGCAGGTCGACGCCGCGGTCGCGGCCGGCAGCTACCCGGTCAAGGTCAGCTTCACCAACAACGACAGCCAGGAGGCGAGCTGCACGGTCACCGTGAGCGTGGCCGGCCAGCTCAGCATTCCGAAGATCCAGGGCAGCGGGGCGACCAGCCCCTACGCCGGCACCGTGCAGTCGACCGAAGGCGTCGTGACGGCCCGGCTGGGCAACAGCCTGTTCGTGCAGGACCCGGTCGGCGACGGCGACCCGACCACCTCGGACGGCATCTACGTCTTCAACAACAATGCCGCGCTGGTCAACGGCATCAATCCGGGCGACCGCGTGCGCGTCAGCGGCAAGGTCACCGAATACCGCCCAAGCGGCGCCAACCGTAGCTATACCGAGCTGACCGAGATCGCGCCGGTCGTCAAACTGGCCAGCGGCCAGTCGGTGACGCCGACCAATATCGAACTGCCCAATCAGGACCTGGCGCGCTTCGAAGGCATGCTGGTGCGCTTCGTGACCGACCTGACCGTCAACCAGAACAAGTACCTGGGCGACCGCGGCGAACTGACCCTCGCCTACGGCCGCCGCGAGAACCCGACCAACCGCTATCCGGCCGGTTCGCCCGAAGCGGCGGCGCTGGCCCAGCAGCATGCGGCCAACGAGATCGTGCTGGACGACGGCATCTTCACCGCCCCGGCCGTCATTCCCTACCTCGGCGAGGACAATACCGTGCGCGCCGGCGACACGGTAAGCGGCCTGACCGGCGTGCTCGACTACGGTTCGATCGGCGGCGGCGGCGCGGCCTTCAAACTGCAGCCGACCGAAGCCCCGCGTTTCTCGCGCACCAATCCGCGTCCACTCGCGCCGACCCTGCCGGCCGGCGTCAAGGTCGCCAGCGCGAACGTGCTGAATTTCTTCACGACGTTCACCAACGGCGGCGACGCCTGGGGCCGCACCGGCCAGGGCTGCACGATCGGTGCGCGCACCTCGGCCAGCGAGTGCCGCGGCGCCGACAACATGGCCGAGTTCCTGCGCCAGCGTAATCAGATCGTGGCCTCGCTCAAAAGCCTGGATGCGGACGTCGTGGGTCTGATGGAAATCCAGAACAACGGCGACGTTGCCGTCAACTACCTGGTCGAGCAGCTCAATGCCGCGATCGGCCAGCCGGTCTATGCAGCCGTGCCGGCGCCTGCCGCTACCGGCACCGACGCCATTCGCGTGGCCATGATCTACAAGCCTGCCGTGGTCTCGCTGGTGGGCGGCGCGCTGTCCGATGGCGACCGCATCAACAACCGTCCGCCCATGGCCCAGACCTTCAAGGCCGGCAACGGCGCCAGGTTCTCCGTGGTCGTCAACCATTTCAAGTCAAAGGCCAGCTGCAGCGGCGCCAGCGGCGGCGACCTCGATCCGGGCAACGGCCAGGGCTGCTGGGATACCACCCGCGTCAACCAGGCGGCACGCCTGGCGGATTATTTCATCCCGCAAGTGGTGCAGGCCGCAGGCGACCCCGACGTGCTGGTGATCGGCGACCTGAACGCCTATGCCTTCGAGAATCCGATCAACCTGCTGACCGGCAGGGGCTTCGTCAACCAGATCGAACGCTTCGTCCGCCCGCTCGGCATGCCGTATTCCTATGTGTTCGATGGCCAGGCCGGCTACCTCGACCACGCGCTGGCCAGCGCTTCGCTGAGCCCGCAGGTAGCCGGTGCAGCCGAATGGCACAACAATGCCGATGAGCCGGAGCACATCGACTACAACCTGGGCGACACCGAGCAGGATCCGTACCGCGAAGGGGCCTACCGCGCCTCGGACCATGACCCGGTGGTCGTCAGTCTGGCGCTCACTCCGGCCTTCAGCGATGTCACCGCTTCGGTCGACGTGGCCCAGAGCGGCCTGACGATGAACCGCGCCACCCTGAAGTACACCGGCAAGATCACCTTCACCAACACCGGCGCCGCAGCGCTGGCCGGGCCGCTGCGTTTCGTACTGCAGGGCCTCACCGATGGCGTCACGCTCGACGGCGCCGCAGGCACGTTCAACGGTGCGCCTTACGTCACGCTGCCGGAATCGCTCGCCCCGGGCGCCAGCATCACCGTGACCACCACGTTCAGCAACCCGTCCAAGAAGGCGATCGGCTACACGCCGAAGCTGTACTCGGGCACGTTCTAA
- a CDS encoding NF038129 family PEP-CTERM protein encodes MNNFKNFFLRALLALAVLSAAPAALAGPIYRVTLNTGWAGQAGFLDMSFGGLIGAGSSVARVSNLQGNFDGALDPYFEPDDGLGLGSERANGSRAGGFTLVAGDTLALVSQAVTFGDSFSFDLQFDIAGSGLASDFAIGLLDLDFAPLTWGDAALVFTITPAGAVSFIGAELAQVQIINEVPEPSDWALVLTGLFLIGAMRRMQARR; translated from the coding sequence ATGAACAACTTCAAGAACTTCTTCCTGCGCGCACTGTTGGCGCTGGCTGTCCTGAGCGCGGCTCCCGCCGCGCTGGCGGGACCGATCTACCGCGTCACCCTGAACACCGGCTGGGCCGGCCAGGCCGGCTTCCTCGACATGAGTTTCGGCGGCCTGATCGGCGCCGGCAGCTCGGTGGCGCGCGTTTCCAACCTGCAGGGGAACTTCGACGGCGCGCTTGATCCGTATTTCGAGCCGGATGACGGCCTCGGCCTGGGCAGCGAGCGCGCCAACGGCAGCCGCGCCGGCGGCTTTACCCTGGTGGCCGGCGACACGCTGGCCCTGGTCAGCCAGGCGGTGACCTTCGGCGACAGCTTCAGCTTCGACCTGCAATTCGATATCGCAGGGAGCGGCCTGGCCTCGGACTTCGCGATTGGCCTGCTCGACCTGGACTTCGCTCCGCTGACCTGGGGCGACGCAGCCTTGGTTTTCACCATCACGCCGGCCGGCGCGGTGAGCTTCATCGGCGCTGAACTGGCCCAGGTGCAGATCATCAATGAAGTGCCGGAGCCGTCGGACTGGGCTCTGGTGCTGACCGGCCTGTTCCTGATCGGCGCGATGCGCCGCATGCAGGCACGCCGCTGA
- the gspG gene encoding type II secretion system major pseudopilin GspG has protein sequence MHLVLEQHAGQRAAPRRARGAQAGFTLLELLVVIVIIGLLAAYVGPKYFSQLGKSEVTVAKAQIDAFDKALDTYRLDVGRYPSAEEGLNALMAAPPSAGAKWNGPYLKKGVPQDPWGRPFQYRSPGSKGEYEILSLGKDGQPGGTGDNADISSN, from the coding sequence ATGCATTTAGTATTGGAACAGCATGCCGGACAGCGGGCCGCGCCGCGCCGCGCGCGTGGCGCCCAGGCAGGCTTCACCCTGCTTGAACTGCTGGTGGTGATCGTGATCATCGGCCTGCTCGCAGCTTATGTCGGCCCCAAGTATTTCTCGCAGCTCGGCAAGTCCGAAGTGACGGTGGCGAAGGCGCAGATCGACGCCTTCGACAAGGCGCTCGACACCTACCGCCTCGACGTCGGCCGCTACCCCAGCGCGGAGGAAGGCCTGAATGCCCTGATGGCCGCGCCGCCGAGCGCGGGCGCCAAGTGGAACGGCCCCTACCTGAAGAAGGGCGTGCCGCAGGATCCCTGGGGCCGTCCGTTCCAGTATCGTTCGCCGGGCAGCAAGGGTGAATACGAAATCCTGTCCCTCGGTAAAGATGGCCAGCCGGGCGGCACCGGCGACAATGCCGATATTTCGTCGAACTGA
- a CDS encoding type II secretion system F family protein: MQFAVRTLAPDMSISNLVVDAADALDARRQVEARGLFVSAVEPARSSPFAGLRFGRQGGGKLSLVLFSQELLALLNAGLGIVEGLEALLEKEASPGARGVLERLLAGLREGKRFSSVLAAQPALFPPLYVGIVRAAEGTSDLPRALARYIDYQQRIDLVRAKIVSASIYPVILLLVGGGVSAFLIGYVVPKFAEVYQGAGRTLPWMSQLLLDWGQFASRHGSAILVAALLAIVAAFAGVRHMVRSGGINRLLVRLPGIGERARIYELSRLYLTLGMLTEGGITIVGAIETVHPMVSGSVRKGLLHARAAIESGQPLSNAFEANGLTTPISLRMLRVGERTGDMGPMLTQSAAFYDGEITRWIDRFTRTFEPLLMAAIGLVVGAIVVLLYMPIFDLAGDMS, translated from the coding sequence ATGCAGTTCGCCGTTCGCACCCTTGCGCCCGACATGTCGATCTCGAACCTGGTCGTCGATGCCGCCGACGCGCTCGACGCGCGCCGTCAGGTCGAGGCGCGCGGGCTGTTCGTCAGCGCCGTCGAACCGGCGCGCAGCTCGCCCTTCGCCGGCCTGCGCTTCGGGCGCCAGGGCGGCGGCAAGCTGTCGCTGGTCCTGTTCAGCCAGGAACTCCTGGCCCTGCTCAACGCGGGCCTGGGCATCGTCGAGGGCCTGGAAGCGCTGCTCGAGAAGGAAGCCAGCCCGGGCGCGCGCGGCGTGCTCGAACGCCTGCTCGCCGGCCTGCGCGAGGGCAAGCGCTTTTCCAGCGTGCTGGCCGCCCAACCCGCTTTGTTCCCGCCGCTCTACGTCGGCATCGTGCGCGCCGCCGAAGGCACCAGCGACCTGCCGCGGGCCCTGGCGCGCTACATCGACTACCAGCAGCGCATCGACCTGGTGCGCGCCAAGATCGTCAGCGCTTCCATCTATCCGGTGATCCTGCTGTTGGTGGGCGGCGGCGTGAGCGCCTTCCTGATCGGCTACGTGGTGCCCAAGTTCGCCGAGGTCTACCAGGGGGCAGGGCGCACGCTGCCCTGGATGTCGCAGCTGCTGCTCGACTGGGGCCAGTTCGCCTCCAGGCACGGCAGCGCGATCCTGGTCGCGGCGCTGCTGGCCATCGTGGCAGCCTTCGCCGGCGTGCGTCACATGGTGCGCAGCGGCGGTATCAACCGCCTCCTGGTGCGCCTGCCCGGCATCGGCGAGCGCGCCCGCATCTATGAGTTGTCGCGCCTCTACCTGACCCTCGGCATGCTGACCGAAGGCGGCATCACCATCGTCGGCGCCATCGAGACCGTGCATCCGATGGTGTCCGGCAGCGTGCGCAAGGGTCTGCTGCATGCGCGCGCCGCCATCGAATCCGGCCAGCCGCTGTCCAATGCGTTCGAAGCCAACGGCCTGACGACGCCGATCTCGCTGCGCATGCTGCGCGTGGGCGAGCGCACCGGCGACATGGGACCCATGCTGACCCAGTCGGCCGCCTTCTACGACGGCGAGATCACACGCTGGATCGACCGCTTCACCCGTACTTTCGAGCCGCTCCTGATGGCGGCCATCGGGCTGGTGGTGGGCGCCATCGTGGTGCTGCTCTACATGCCGATTTTCGATCTTGCCGGAGACATGTCTTGA
- a CDS encoding GspE/PulE family protein — protein sequence MNAPQDKLLDPALLARARAQAAVSRRGLVAELEGLTGLEPRGIIRELAAPFALPVMETAAMLAQSPAFDLLPLAAAMARHCVLLRDAAGRLTGVLSDPFDLDLQTWLGAQARATASRPLDLCLALQSDIQAYLSKQEESARAVDSLVGGDAEARRDGKTAQVLSFASVSESGSPAVKLVNSTLYDALKAGASDIHLESTAGGLAVKYRVDGVLDHAATVGGIELAEHIISRLKVLAELDIAERRIPQDGSFRVESGGRDIDLRVSIMPSIHGEDAVIRILDKRAMIESYGALTLEALGFDAPSLASLRALAQEAYGMLLVTGPTGSGKTTTLYAALTEIHNGREKIITIEDPVEYQLPGILQIPVNEKKGLTFAKGLRSILRHDPDKIMVGEIRDRETAEIAVQSALTGHLVLTTVHANNVFDVFGRFTHMGIDPYAFVSALNGIWAQRLIRMNCPHCAARYQPDAAELASVHLAREDVEGYVFMRGKGCGDCRGTGYRGRRSIAEILTLNDEIRELIVDKQPIRRIKAAAHANGTRSLRLAALDLVRRGATTIDEIKRVTLHA from the coding sequence TTGAACGCGCCGCAGGATAAATTGCTCGATCCCGCGCTGCTGGCGCGCGCCCGTGCGCAGGCGGCCGTGTCGCGGCGCGGCCTGGTGGCCGAACTCGAGGGACTGACCGGGCTCGAGCCGCGCGGCATCATCCGCGAGCTGGCGGCACCGTTCGCGCTGCCGGTGATGGAAACCGCCGCCATGCTGGCCCAGTCTCCGGCCTTCGACCTGCTGCCGCTGGCCGCGGCCATGGCGCGCCACTGCGTGCTGCTGCGCGACGCGGCCGGGCGCCTGACGGGCGTGCTGTCCGATCCCTTCGACCTCGACCTGCAGACCTGGCTCGGGGCCCAGGCGCGCGCCACCGCCAGCCGTCCGCTCGACCTGTGCCTGGCGCTGCAGTCCGATATCCAGGCCTATCTGTCCAAGCAGGAGGAATCGGCGCGCGCGGTGGACAGCCTGGTGGGCGGCGATGCCGAGGCCCGGCGCGACGGCAAGACGGCCCAGGTGCTGTCCTTCGCCTCGGTGTCGGAAAGCGGCAGCCCGGCCGTCAAGCTGGTCAATTCGACGCTCTACGACGCGCTCAAGGCCGGCGCCTCCGACATCCACCTGGAGAGCACGGCCGGCGGCCTTGCCGTGAAATACCGCGTCGACGGGGTGCTCGACCACGCGGCCACGGTGGGCGGCATCGAGCTGGCCGAGCACATCATCTCGCGCCTGAAGGTGCTGGCCGAGCTCGACATCGCCGAACGCCGCATCCCGCAGGACGGCAGCTTCCGGGTCGAGTCCGGCGGACGCGACATCGACCTGCGCGTCTCGATCATGCCCAGCATCCATGGCGAGGACGCGGTGATCCGTATCCTCGACAAGCGCGCCATGATCGAGTCCTATGGCGCGCTCACGCTCGAAGCCCTGGGCTTCGACGCGCCTTCGCTGGCCTCGCTGCGCGCGCTGGCGCAAGAAGCCTACGGCATGCTCCTGGTGACCGGTCCGACCGGCTCGGGGAAGACCACCACCCTGTACGCGGCGCTCACCGAGATCCACAACGGGCGCGAGAAGATCATCACCATCGAGGACCCGGTCGAGTACCAGCTGCCGGGCATCCTGCAGATCCCGGTCAACGAGAAGAAAGGCCTGACTTTCGCGAAGGGCCTGCGTTCGATCCTGCGCCACGACCCCGACAAGATCATGGTCGGCGAGATCCGCGACCGCGAGACCGCCGAGATCGCGGTGCAGTCGGCGCTGACCGGCCACCTGGTGCTGACGACCGTCCACGCCAACAACGTGTTCGACGTGTTCGGCCGTTTCACCCACATGGGCATCGATCCTTACGCCTTCGTGTCGGCCCTGAACGGCATCTGGGCCCAGCGCCTGATCCGCATGAACTGCCCGCACTGCGCGGCGCGCTACCAGCCCGACGCGGCGGAACTGGCCTCGGTACACCTGGCGCGCGAGGATGTCGAGGGCTACGTCTTCATGCGCGGCAAGGGCTGCGGCGACTGCCGCGGCACCGGCTACCGCGGACGCCGTTCGATCGCCGAGATATTGACCCTGAACGACGAGATCCGCGAGCTGATCGTCGACAAGCAGCCGATCCGCCGCATCAAGGCCGCGGCCCACGCCAACGGCACCCGCAGCCTGCGCCTGGCCGCGCTCGACCTGGTCAGGCGCGGCGCCACCACCATCGACGAGATCAAGCGGGTGACCTTGCATGCATAG
- a CDS encoding PilN domain-containing protein, giving the protein MKRTDIDFAPRTLRRALFRVPPRFAALLVPTACLCFGLVSQVVNYQEERAQLEALQAAIAARPSAVRPLPVAAAPKFTVSEAQAQAVNDAVMQLNLPWRDLVEAVRAATPGNVALLALEPDAKRRTLRITAEAKNSDDMLAYVAKMEEQGWFASSALVRHEIAEQEPNRPLRFQISAQWGTGGGSQ; this is encoded by the coding sequence ATGAAGCGCACCGACATCGATTTTGCGCCGCGCACGCTGCGGCGCGCCCTGTTCCGGGTGCCGCCGCGCTTCGCCGCCCTGCTGGTGCCCACCGCCTGCCTGTGCTTCGGGCTGGTATCGCAGGTCGTCAACTACCAGGAAGAGCGCGCGCAGCTGGAGGCGCTGCAGGCCGCCATCGCCGCACGCCCGAGCGCCGTGCGTCCGTTGCCGGTGGCGGCGGCGCCGAAGTTCACCGTGTCCGAGGCCCAGGCCCAGGCCGTCAACGACGCCGTCATGCAGCTCAACCTGCCGTGGCGCGACCTGGTCGAAGCGGTGCGGGCCGCCACGCCGGGCAACGTTGCCCTGCTGGCGCTGGAGCCGGACGCCAAGCGCCGCACCCTGCGCATCACGGCCGAGGCGAAGAACAGCGACGACATGCTGGCCTACGTGGCGAAGATGGAAGAGCAGGGCTGGTTCGCCTCGAGCGCCCTGGTGCGCCACGAGATCGCCGAGCAGGAGCCGAACCGGCCGCTGCGCTTCCAGATCAGTGCCCAATGGGGTACGGGCGGGGGCAGCCAATGA
- a CDS encoding secretin N-terminal domain-containing protein: MALAAVLIGGCAGQRAYQEGNALVAQDQVAAGLAKYQEAVAADPGNPQYRTAWLRARDTAANRLVQQAESALANNQVEQALEDYRRVLAFDPANERARAGLRQVEADRRHGILLQEARSAFDKGEFDTARQKLSAILTERPAHEPARLLMLEVDEKAAASPAGEAALAASFRKPISLEFRDAPLKQIFEVISRHAGLNFVFDKDVKADQRSSIFLKNSTVEAAVYYLLMTNQLERQVMDSNTILIYPNVAAKLKEYQEMTVKTFFLANADAKNIANTFKTILKSRDVVVDEKLNLVILRDSPEAVRVATQLVALQDVPEPEVMLEVEVLEIKRSRLVDLGIAWPKSVSFTPLANLDGEPVSIDQLRGLNRGNIGVVSDLTATVNANKTDGDSNILANPRIRVRNKEKAKVVIGDKIPNISTTISSGVGGFASESVNYIDVGLTLNVEPTIYLNNEVGIRISLEVSTLGDSVRTNSGTVAYRIGTRSATTFLQLKDGENQVLAGLISNEDRSSGSKLPGIGDLPIVGRLFGSTRDTSDRTEIVLSITPRLVRTVQRPAAAVSEFGAGTEASFRRRPDSTARALAPAAAVRAAATVQGTAPAAPAPAAGSPAAGAPDRPISVPPSQLPVTPQSGSPQSGPPPSATAPAPNLQVVPVAPPPPANPATQN, translated from the coding sequence ATGGCCCTGGCGGCGGTGTTGATCGGCGGCTGCGCCGGCCAGCGCGCCTACCAGGAAGGCAATGCACTGGTGGCGCAGGACCAGGTGGCGGCCGGGCTGGCGAAATACCAGGAGGCGGTGGCCGCCGACCCGGGCAACCCCCAGTACCGGACCGCCTGGCTGCGCGCGCGCGACACGGCGGCCAACCGCCTGGTCCAGCAGGCGGAAAGCGCGCTCGCCAACAACCAGGTCGAGCAGGCGCTGGAGGATTACCGCCGCGTGCTGGCCTTCGATCCGGCCAACGAGCGCGCCAGAGCCGGCCTGCGCCAGGTCGAGGCCGACCGCCGCCACGGCATCCTGCTGCAGGAGGCGCGCAGCGCGTTCGACAAGGGCGAGTTCGACACCGCGCGCCAGAAGCTGTCGGCGATCCTGACCGAGCGCCCGGCGCACGAGCCGGCGCGCCTCCTGATGCTGGAGGTGGACGAGAAGGCGGCGGCAAGCCCTGCCGGGGAAGCGGCGCTGGCCGCGTCCTTCCGCAAGCCGATCAGCCTGGAATTCCGCGATGCCCCGCTGAAGCAGATTTTCGAAGTCATCTCGCGCCACGCCGGCCTGAACTTCGTGTTCGACAAGGACGTCAAGGCCGACCAGCGCAGCTCGATCTTCCTGAAGAACAGCACGGTCGAGGCGGCGGTCTACTACCTCCTGATGACCAACCAGCTCGAGCGCCAGGTCATGGACAGCAACACCATCCTGATCTACCCGAACGTGGCGGCCAAGCTGAAGGAATACCAGGAGATGACGGTCAAGACCTTCTTCCTGGCCAATGCCGACGCCAAGAACATCGCCAACACCTTCAAGACCATCCTCAAGTCGCGCGACGTGGTGGTGGACGAGAAGCTCAACCTGGTGATCCTGCGCGACAGCCCGGAAGCGGTGCGCGTGGCGACCCAGCTGGTGGCGCTGCAGGACGTACCCGAGCCGGAAGTGATGCTGGAAGTGGAGGTGCTGGAGATCAAGCGCAGCCGCCTGGTCGACCTCGGCATCGCATGGCCGAAGTCGGTGTCCTTCACGCCGCTGGCGAACCTCGATGGCGAGCCGGTCTCGATCGACCAGCTGCGCGGCCTGAACCGCGGCAACATCGGCGTCGTCAGCGACCTCACCGCCACCGTCAATGCCAACAAGACCGACGGCGACTCGAATATCCTGGCCAATCCGCGCATCCGCGTGCGCAACAAGGAAAAGGCCAAGGTCGTCATCGGCGACAAGATCCCCAACATCTCGACCACGATCTCGTCGGGCGTGGGCGGTTTCGCCTCCGAGTCGGTCAACTACATCGACGTCGGCCTGACCCTGAACGTCGAACCCACCATCTACCTGAACAACGAGGTCGGCATCCGCATCTCGCTCGAGGTCAGCACCCTGGGCGACTCGGTGCGGACCAACTCCGGCACCGTGGCCTACCGCATCGGCACCCGCTCGGCGACCACCTTCCTGCAGCTCAAGGATGGCGAGAACCAGGTGCTGGCCGGCCTGATCAGCAATGAGGACCGCTCCAGCGGCAGCAAGCTGCCGGGCATCGGCGACCTGCCGATCGTCGGCCGCCTGTTCGGCAGCACGCGCGACACCAGCGACCGCACCGAGATCGTGCTGTCGATTACCCCGCGCCTGGTGCGCACGGTGCAGCGCCCGGCCGCCGCGGTCTCCGAGTTCGGCGCCGGCACCGAGGCCAGCTTCCGGCGCCGTCCGGACAGCACGGCGCGCGCCTTGGCGCCCGCTGCGGCTGTCCGTGCCGCCGCGACGGTGCAGGGCACTGCCCCGGCAGCACCTGCGCCGGCCGCCGGGTCGCCGGCCGCCGGAGCGCCGGATCGCCCGATCTCGGTGCCGCCCTCGCAGCTGCCCGTCACGCCGCAGAGCGGCTCGCCGCAATCCGGTCCGCCGCCGTCGGCGACCGCGCCCGCGCCCAACCTGCAGGTGGTCCCGGTGGCGCCGCCGCCGCCCGCGAACCCGGCCACGCAGAACTGA
- a CDS encoding type II secretion system protein: protein MSMRGFTLIELLVTLAILALLGTLVVPVAQVTAQRRDEVELRRALREIRAGIDAYKKASDEGRVAKAAGATGYPPRLEMLVEGVRDQKSPKQAQIYFMRRLPRDPFHADPAVSNAETWGKRSYASEAHEPKEGDDVYDVYSMSGKTALNGTPYNKW from the coding sequence ATGTCCATGCGCGGCTTCACCCTCATCGAGCTCCTGGTGACGCTGGCGATCCTGGCCCTGCTGGGAACGCTGGTGGTGCCGGTGGCCCAGGTCACGGCCCAGCGCCGCGACGAGGTGGAGCTGCGCCGCGCCCTGCGCGAGATCCGCGCCGGCATCGACGCCTACAAGAAGGCCAGCGACGAGGGCCGCGTGGCCAAGGCCGCGGGCGCCACCGGCTACCCGCCGCGCCTGGAGATGCTGGTCGAGGGCGTGCGCGACCAGAAGAGTCCGAAACAGGCGCAGATCTACTTCATGCGCCGGCTGCCGCGCGACCCCTTCCACGCCGATCCGGCGGTATCGAATGCCGAGACCTGGGGCAAGCGCAGCTATGCCAGCGAAGCGCACGAGCCGAAGGAGGGCGACGACGTCTACGACGTGTACTCGATGTCCGGGAAAACGGCCCTGAACGGCACTCCCTACAACAAGTGGTGA
- a CDS encoding type II secretion system protein has product MSKLTRLRAFTLIELLVVLGIVALLLTLAVPRFFPSIDATRDSILEENLRNTRAVIDQYRADTGRYPDSLEQLVEKKYLRELPMDPITESRESWIVEPPQEEEQGEVGNIRSGAPGKGRKGTPYAEW; this is encoded by the coding sequence ATGTCCAAGCTCACGCGCCTGCGCGCCTTCACCCTGATCGAACTGCTGGTGGTGCTCGGCATCGTGGCCCTGCTGTTGACGCTGGCGGTGCCGCGCTTCTTCCCGAGCATCGACGCCACCCGCGACAGCATCCTCGAAGAGAACCTGCGCAATACGCGCGCGGTCATCGACCAGTACCGGGCGGACACCGGGCGCTATCCGGATTCGCTCGAGCAACTGGTCGAGAAGAAGTACTTGCGCGAGCTGCCGATGGACCCGATTACCGAGAGCCGCGAGAGCTGGATCGTGGAGCCGCCGCAGGAGGAAGAGCAGGGCGAAGTCGGCAACATCAGGAGCGGCGCGCCGGGCAAGGGCCGCAAGGGCACGCCCTACGCGGAGTGGTAG